A region of Staphylococcus sp. IVB6181 DNA encodes the following proteins:
- a CDS encoding ABC transporter permease: MSTTALCLTALLLIIPIAISIKEKLNIAKDLIIASIRAVIQLVILGYILHFIFDLNEPWILILFVLVIVINASWNTISRASKVMHHVFWISFVSIFIGTALPLTVIVLVGAIDFTGNELIPIAGMLANNGLIAINLAYQNLDRAFVKEYSSIECKLALAATPKLASKSAVRESIKLAIVPTIDSVKTYGLVSIPGMMTGMIISGVDPLQAIKFQLLVVFIHTTATIMTALIATYLSYKQFFNSRHQLIGSMLNDED; encoded by the coding sequence ATGAGTACAACAGCGTTGTGTTTGACCGCATTATTATTAATCATCCCCATCGCAATTTCTATTAAAGAAAAATTGAATATTGCCAAAGATTTAATTATTGCTTCGATTCGTGCAGTGATTCAATTAGTGATTTTAGGTTACATCCTTCATTTTATCTTCGATTTGAATGAACCATGGATTTTAATCTTATTCGTTTTAGTAATTGTAATTAACGCATCATGGAATACCATTAGCCGTGCCTCTAAAGTGATGCATCACGTCTTTTGGATTTCATTTGTTTCTATCTTTATCGGAACTGCACTGCCTTTAACTGTTATCGTACTTGTCGGTGCGATTGATTTTACCGGCAACGAATTGATTCCGATCGCAGGGATGCTTGCGAATAACGGACTGATTGCGATCAACCTTGCATATCAAAATTTAGACCGTGCATTTGTGAAAGAATACAGTTCGATTGAATGCAAATTGGCATTAGCCGCAACACCGAAACTTGCATCTAAATCAGCGGTAAGAGAAAGTATCAAGTTAGCGATTGTACCAACCATTGATTCAGTGAAAACCTATGGTCTGGTTTCGATTCCGGGTATGATGACAGGGATGATTATCAGCGGGGTAGATCCGCTTCAAGCCATCAAATTCCAGCTTTTAGTTGTCTTCATACATACAACGGCAACTATCATGACCGCACTCATCGCAACTTATTTAAGCTACAAACAATTCTTTAACAGTCGTCATCAGCTTATCGGCAGTATGCTGAATGATGAAGACTAA
- a CDS encoding DUF1307 domain-containing protein, with protein sequence MKRGLLLLGALFMSIFVLAACDKAQSKTYEGHLSGADVIDTLTYKGDKMVKQSMIMTIRYDTNGLTKKDAKAILDKQEQVYKGQKGIQYSKSIKDDKAVQKVDIDYKKADLDKLAHTMGVTGPKSGKDYVDVKAVERSLKKAGFKVKKPLNNQE encoded by the coding sequence ATGAAACGCGGGTTATTGTTATTAGGGGCATTATTCATGAGTATTTTCGTCTTAGCTGCTTGCGATAAAGCACAATCCAAAACGTATGAAGGCCATTTATCAGGTGCAGATGTGATTGACACACTTACTTATAAAGGCGATAAAATGGTCAAACAATCTATGATTATGACGATTCGTTATGATACCAATGGACTTACTAAGAAAGATGCCAAGGCTATTTTAGACAAGCAAGAACAAGTCTATAAAGGTCAAAAAGGCATTCAATACAGCAAATCAATTAAAGATGACAAAGCTGTTCAAAAAGTCGACATTGATTATAAAAAAGCAGACTTAGATAAGTTGGCACATACGATGGGGGTTACAGGACCGAAATCCGGCAAAGATTATGTGGATGTCAAAGCAGTAGAACGTTCACTGAAGAAAGCCGGCTTCAAGGTTAAAAAGCCTTTGAATAATCAAGAATAA
- a CDS encoding APC family permease has translation MEHNQSGKISLSQLVLLGLGSLIGSGWLFGAWEASSVAGPAAVISWVIGFIIISLVAYNYIEVSAMLPQSGGMSNYAQYTHGSLLGFIASWANWVALVTIIPIEAVSAVQYMSSWPWEWAKFTSVLMKEGTISNIGLIAVYVIIVIFSLLNYWSVKLLTSFTSLISFFKLGVPLLTVILLLFSGFHPENYGQSLSGFLPYGTAPIFAAVTVSGIIFSFNAFQTIINMGSEIEKPEKNILRGIVICLSLTALLYVVLQSVFITSMPESMLADKGWKGIQFDSPFADLAILLNLNWLAILLYIEAFVSPFGTGVSFVASTGRVLSAMEKNGHIPKILGRINKQYNIPRVAIAVNAVLAMIMVTLFRSWGTLATVIATSTLVAYLTGPTTAVAFRKMGPKLHRPFKARFLKIAAPLSFVMTSLAIYWAMWPTTAKVIFIIILGLPMYFYYEYKLNWENTRNQLRGSLWLIIYLLVLSGLSFIGSEDFNGINLIHYPFDFVVVIVVALVFYKIGIGSYFESKYFKNAVELNKTLEEGISNQEKTKTKA, from the coding sequence ATGGAACATAATCAAAGCGGTAAAATAAGTCTTTCGCAGTTGGTCTTGCTTGGGCTGGGTTCATTAATCGGATCCGGATGGCTCTTTGGTGCTTGGGAAGCATCATCAGTCGCAGGACCAGCGGCAGTGATTTCTTGGGTCATTGGTTTTATCATCATCAGTTTAGTGGCCTATAACTATATTGAAGTTTCAGCAATGCTGCCCCAATCTGGCGGGATGAGCAACTATGCGCAATATACTCACGGTTCATTGCTCGGCTTTATTGCTTCATGGGCCAACTGGGTCGCATTAGTCACAATTATTCCGATTGAGGCAGTATCTGCCGTCCAATACATGAGTTCATGGCCTTGGGAGTGGGCCAAATTCACAAGTGTATTAATGAAAGAAGGTACAATCAGTAATATCGGCTTAATCGCTGTTTACGTGATTATTGTTATCTTCTCACTGTTAAATTACTGGTCAGTTAAACTGTTAACTTCTTTTACAAGTTTGATTTCATTCTTCAAACTCGGTGTACCTTTATTAACAGTTATCTTATTACTGTTTTCAGGCTTCCATCCTGAAAACTACGGACAATCATTAAGCGGATTCTTACCATACGGAACTGCACCTATATTTGCGGCAGTTACAGTTTCAGGTATTATCTTCTCATTTAATGCTTTCCAAACTATCATTAATATGGGGTCTGAAATTGAAAAGCCTGAAAAAAATATCTTACGCGGTATCGTAATCTGCTTATCTTTAACAGCATTGCTTTATGTCGTGCTGCAAAGTGTATTCATTACATCCATGCCGGAAAGTATGCTGGCTGATAAAGGCTGGAAAGGCATTCAATTCGATTCTCCTTTCGCTGACTTAGCCATCTTGTTAAATCTGAATTGGTTAGCGATTCTGTTATACATTGAAGCCTTCGTATCACCATTCGGTACTGGCGTTTCTTTCGTCGCTTCAACAGGTCGTGTACTCAGCGCTATGGAAAAGAACGGTCATATTCCGAAAATACTCGGACGTATCAACAAGCAATATAATATTCCGCGTGTAGCCATAGCAGTCAATGCTGTCTTAGCCATGATTATGGTGACCCTCTTCAGATCTTGGGGTACACTTGCGACTGTTATCGCAACATCAACATTGGTTGCCTATCTGACTGGACCGACGACTGCTGTCGCATTCAGAAAGATGGGGCCGAAATTGCATCGTCCGTTCAAAGCACGTTTCTTAAAAATTGCTGCGCCGTTATCCTTTGTAATGACATCGCTCGCAATTTATTGGGCAATGTGGCCGACGACTGCCAAAGTTATCTTTATCATCATCTTAGGTCTCCCAATGTACTTCTATTATGAATATAAACTCAATTGGGAAAATACACGCAATCAATTACGCGGCAGTTTATGGCTGATTATTTACTTGCTAGTCCTTTCAGGACTCTCATTTATCGGAAGCGAAGACTTTAACGGCATCAACTTAATCCACTATCCTTTCGACTTTGTTGTAGTAATTGTAGTGGCACTGGTCTTCTATAAAATCGGTATCGGCAGCTACTTTGAAAGCAAATACTTTAAAAACGCTGTTGAACTTAATAAAACACTTGAAGAAGGCATTTCAAACCAAGAAAAAACGAAAACAAAAGCATAA
- a CDS encoding CPBP family intramembrane glutamic endopeptidase encodes MHDQPKNIQKEPMNNPYQSKRIMKRDFWLIPLFFIGMPIIIALVMIPLRMIYESQFGTISKSTLVFFNVIGSVIGQIVTLVIFYFMHRTYIKPLAIKRIKEVKKYIWVLILTYIAMTVVQGIYGALMLLLPKHLQFDNTQNQLILIQLFDFPIAWPVLLIDIVILTPIIEELVFRHLIIHELGKKLGYITGAVLSVLVFAGVHVTQATSPFEFGVYAIMGGALVFVYMYAKRNVAVSIAFHMMINGIGFIGIVGQYMMNHVG; translated from the coding sequence ATGCATGACCAACCAAAAAATATACAAAAAGAACCGATGAATAATCCTTATCAATCTAAGCGAATTATGAAGCGCGACTTTTGGCTCATACCTTTATTCTTTATCGGAATGCCGATTATCATCGCATTAGTGATGATACCGCTGCGCATGATTTATGAATCCCAATTCGGTACCATCTCTAAATCAACGTTAGTTTTCTTTAATGTCATCGGAAGTGTAATCGGACAAATCGTGACACTGGTGATTTTTTATTTCATGCATCGTACCTATATCAAGCCCCTAGCAATTAAAAGAATTAAAGAAGTTAAAAAGTATATTTGGGTACTGATTCTTACATATATAGCAATGACAGTGGTGCAAGGTATATATGGTGCTTTAATGTTATTGCTTCCAAAACACTTGCAGTTTGATAACACACAAAATCAATTAATTTTAATACAACTGTTTGATTTCCCGATTGCTTGGCCGGTGTTATTGATTGATATCGTTATTTTAACGCCGATTATCGAGGAGTTGGTATTTCGTCATTTAATCATTCATGAACTCGGCAAAAAGCTCGGTTATATTACCGGTGCTGTATTATCTGTTTTAGTCTTTGCCGGTGTGCATGTAACACAAGCGACATCACCGTTTGAATTCGGTGTGTATGCGATTATGGGTGGAGCATTGGTGTTTGTGTATATGTATGCCAAACGCAATGTGGCAGTTTCCATTGCCTTTCACATGATGATCAATGGTATAGGATTCATTGGGATTGTCGGACAATATATGATGAATCACGTGGGTTAA
- a CDS encoding carboxylesterase family protein, with translation MIHITRQTQAGTIVGLLEDQCEIYRGIPYAYPPIQQRRFKHAELLTQWHDVLYALNFKSIPPQPYNKLEAFFSTQPEQSNVPSLSSQSEDCLYLNLWKPRHARQSSKLPVMIWLYGGGYINGHGSAELYDPQTFAQQENVIVVTFNYRLGPLGYLNWKTLDPDLDGNCGLSDQYTVLQWVQQFIEAFGGDPNNVTLCGQSAGAMSIQALMHVTKAQPLFHKAVMMSGTLSLDSVEDSRIKAQHFAQIMHKRYQTNHPSALSTAQIMACMEEDLTVRGPSKGLELVYQPFFDSATMTQNIPNQWPVLAGYTKCEGDCYIRNESRKLKPEQFLKAMRTNHVVVDTNRFAIETGKGQAQAVTHYIFKQPLLKWLEHYDNPNQWQYRFDWLDASHNQFKSPYHILDVIFWLGQTPILCAHHVPLTDDLKQTMHAMMTALGRFVREGHPAFEPYTQSLRPTYLNKQKNA, from the coding sequence ATGATACATATTACAAGACAGACCCAAGCAGGCACCATCGTCGGACTTTTAGAAGACCAATGCGAAATCTATCGCGGCATCCCTTATGCTTATCCGCCAATACAGCAGCGCCGCTTCAAACATGCAGAATTACTGACCCAGTGGCACGATGTTCTGTACGCTTTAAATTTCAAAAGCATCCCGCCTCAGCCATACAACAAGCTGGAAGCCTTTTTCTCAACACAGCCAGAACAATCCAATGTCCCAAGCTTATCATCCCAAAGCGAAGATTGTCTGTACTTGAATCTATGGAAGCCTCGACATGCTCGCCAATCATCTAAACTGCCGGTCATGATTTGGCTGTATGGCGGCGGTTATATCAATGGGCATGGTTCAGCTGAATTATATGACCCTCAAACCTTTGCTCAGCAAGAAAACGTAATTGTCGTTACTTTCAATTACCGTTTAGGTCCGCTCGGTTATTTGAATTGGAAAACATTAGACCCTGATTTAGACGGTAATTGCGGCTTATCTGATCAATACACTGTTTTACAATGGGTACAGCAATTCATTGAAGCTTTCGGCGGAGATCCGAACAACGTTACTTTATGCGGACAATCTGCCGGTGCTATGAGTATCCAAGCTTTAATGCATGTAACAAAGGCTCAACCGCTCTTTCATAAAGCAGTCATGATGAGCGGCACGTTGAGTTTAGACAGCGTGGAAGACAGCCGTATAAAAGCACAGCATTTTGCCCAAATCATGCACAAACGTTATCAAACCAATCATCCGTCTGCACTTTCAACAGCACAAATCATGGCTTGTATGGAAGAGGATTTAACAGTACGCGGGCCTTCTAAAGGTTTAGAACTGGTCTATCAGCCTTTCTTTGATTCGGCTACAATGACACAAAATATTCCAAATCAATGGCCGGTACTTGCTGGTTATACTAAGTGCGAAGGCGATTGCTATATCAGAAACGAATCACGCAAACTTAAACCAGAACAATTCCTAAAAGCAATGCGCACCAATCATGTCGTTGTGGATACGAATCGATTTGCGATTGAGACCGGCAAAGGACAAGCACAAGCTGTCACCCACTATATTTTCAAGCAGCCTTTATTAAAATGGCTCGAACATTACGACAATCCTAATCAATGGCAGTATCGATTTGACTGGCTGGATGCATCTCACAATCAATTCAAATCACCTTATCATATATTAGATGTCATCTTTTGGTTAGGGCAAACACCTATCTTATGTGCACATCATGTACCGCTCACCGATGATTTGAAACAAACTATGCATGCCATGATGACTGCTTTAGGAAGATTTGTCAGAGAGGGTCATCCTGCGTTTGAGCCCTATACTCAAAGTCTACGCCCTACTTATTTAAATAAGCAAAAAAACGCTTAA
- a CDS encoding ATP-binding cassette domain-containing protein encodes MAILELKDVCYKADKRLIIDHLNLTVQKGEKIAVVGPSGSGKSTLFHLLCDLISPTSGTMLYNNKAYSEYEPETLRQQISYLPQQTDLFDRTIGENLAFPSIARNDEFDKERALKLLSEFGLERYDLDTNVEFLSGGERQRICLARQLMYIPDVLLLDEATSALDADNTEKAENVIFGLAEEEGVSILWITHSYDQSMKHFDRRVDIVDGKVNKEKKGVVDV; translated from the coding sequence ATGGCAATTTTAGAACTAAAAGATGTGTGCTATAAAGCAGATAAACGTCTGATTATCGACCATTTGAATTTAACGGTACAAAAAGGCGAAAAAATAGCTGTTGTCGGTCCTTCAGGCAGCGGTAAAAGTACGCTGTTTCATTTGTTGTGTGATTTAATCAGTCCGACAAGCGGGACAATGCTTTATAACAACAAAGCGTATTCTGAGTATGAACCAGAAACTTTGCGTCAACAAATCAGTTATCTGCCGCAACAGACAGATTTATTTGATCGTACTATCGGCGAGAACTTAGCATTTCCATCAATTGCGAGAAATGACGAATTTGATAAAGAACGTGCATTGAAGCTGCTTTCTGAATTTGGGTTAGAGCGCTATGACTTAGATACGAATGTTGAGTTCTTATCAGGCGGCGAACGCCAGCGTATTTGTCTTGCACGCCAACTGATGTACATACCTGACGTTTTATTGTTAGATGAAGCAACGAGTGCTTTAGATGCGGATAATACTGAAAAAGCAGAAAACGTTATTTTCGGTTTGGCTGAAGAAGAAGGCGTCTCTATTTTATGGATTACGCATAGTTATGACCAAAGCATGAAACACTTCGATCGTCGTGTCGATATTGTCGACGGCAAAGTGAACAAAGAGAAGAAGGGGGTTGTTGATGTATGA
- the ppx gene encoding exopolyphosphatase: protein MMKRIGLIDIGSNTIRLVVFEYDNKTGLSEIQNIKTPARLSQYLEDDLTMNDEGIEVLISSLESFKKVADAYHVDELHPIATAAIRQSKNQIDILKRVKKKIGMKLSVVPELDEAYYGFYAIINSTDIVNGLSVDIGGGSTEVTLFKDKELIHSHSFPFGVVTLSRKFFADKPHNDKDAIKKMQKFLEKEFSSLDWINNKEVALVGVGGSARNVARIHQSEVSYPIGGVHCYTMTGKDLEQVFELIKDSSRDELTNLDGLSRDRVDIILPAVAVFKSLFKQVEATQFTFSRKGLREGYVMHQLNQKFPDAFDRFNVRNRALYQLSNTYKHEGVGAKQRVVLAEALLEQLIDKDIITLSETEQKLFKQAAYVYYLGRFIDSDSGSQHTYYIISNSMIDGFNHHDRVQLALMASFKNKSLLKFYNDETGWLDSDALSHLQSLGGILKFIDALNVSHTNPVKRIELVKDGKDEYTLNAYHTDNPIAEEYQANRQKKHLEKVLKGKVSINFTKA from the coding sequence ATTATGAAACGCATCGGATTAATAGATATCGGTTCCAACACAATCAGACTTGTCGTGTTTGAATACGATAACAAAACAGGCCTTTCAGAAATTCAAAATATCAAAACACCAGCACGTTTAAGTCAGTACTTGGAAGATGACTTAACAATGAATGACGAAGGAATTGAAGTACTGATCAGTTCCTTAGAAAGCTTTAAAAAGGTGGCAGATGCTTATCACGTAGATGAATTGCATCCTATTGCAACAGCTGCGATCCGCCAATCGAAAAACCAAATCGATATTTTAAAACGCGTAAAGAAAAAAATAGGAATGAAATTATCTGTCGTTCCAGAATTAGATGAGGCCTACTACGGCTTTTATGCCATTATCAATTCTACAGATATCGTCAACGGTTTATCTGTGGATATCGGCGGGGGCTCTACTGAAGTCACGCTGTTCAAAGATAAAGAACTGATTCATTCGCACAGCTTCCCATTCGGTGTCGTAACTTTATCACGCAAGTTCTTTGCGGACAAACCGCATAATGATAAAGATGCGATTAAAAAGATGCAGAAGTTTTTAGAAAAAGAATTCAGCTCATTAGACTGGATTAATAATAAAGAAGTGGCTTTAGTCGGTGTCGGCGGTTCAGCACGTAACGTTGCGCGTATCCACCAATCTGAAGTCTCTTACCCTATCGGCGGTGTACACTGCTATACAATGACCGGCAAAGATTTAGAACAAGTCTTCGAATTAATCAAAGACAGTTCAAGAGACGAGCTGACTAACCTTGATGGTTTAAGCCGTGACCGTGTCGACATTATTTTACCAGCGGTTGCTGTGTTCAAATCTCTGTTCAAACAAGTCGAAGCTACACAATTCACTTTCTCTCGAAAAGGTTTGCGTGAAGGCTATGTTATGCATCAGCTCAACCAAAAGTTTCCTGATGCGTTCGACCGCTTCAACGTGAGAAACCGTGCACTGTATCAGTTATCCAACACTTATAAACACGAAGGTGTCGGTGCCAAACAACGTGTAGTACTCGCAGAAGCTTTATTAGAACAATTAATAGACAAAGATATTATTACGTTATCAGAAACAGAACAAAAACTCTTTAAACAAGCTGCTTATGTCTATTACTTAGGCCGCTTTATCGATTCAGACTCAGGTTCGCAGCATACGTACTATATCATTTCCAATTCAATGATAGATGGCTTCAACCACCACGACCGTGTACAACTTGCATTGATGGCCAGCTTCAAAAACAAAAGTTTATTAAAATTCTATAATGATGAAACAGGATGGCTCGACAGCGATGCACTCAGCCATCTGCAGTCGCTTGGCGGCATCTTGAAATTTATCGATGCTTTAAATGTTTCGCATACGAATCCTGTCAAACGTATCGAACTTGTGAAAGACGGTAAAGATGAATATACCTTGAATGCTTATCATACGGATAATCCGATTGCGGAAGAATATCAAGCCAATCGCCAAAAAAAACATCTAGAAAAAGTATTAAAAGGCAAAGTATCTATTAACTTTACAAAAGCTTAA
- a CDS encoding RNA degradosome polyphosphate kinase has translation MENQVIEKDLNKPKYYNNRELSWLDFNYRVLQEASDKTNPLLEQLNFVAIFASNLDEFFMVRVAGLQDQVKMNFNKPENKSQMTPKQQLDAIKEKNTPLVDKQYERYNELTKNLQEYNVFTTKPQHLSEALQDKLEQEFKYNILPTLTPLGIDAYHPFPKLVNKSLNIFVELDTDESTNTAIVQIPSLIDRFIILKEDDSEKQYVVMVEDVIDYFIEYLFQGYDIRKTFTFRITRNADLTIHEDGAEDLLIEIERFLKMRKSGSAVRLEVDARNANELDIEGLREQLEIQENDVYYVDGPLDLTMVFGLVGRLSSQLNNLRYDRYTPQIPESLGYNNIYDLALKRDIFFHHPYESFEPIVDFIREAAEDPDTIAIKQTLYRVSKDSPIIKSLKHAAEQGKQVTVLVELKARFDEENNVHWARMLEDAGCHVIYGMTHLKTHSKITLVVKRLKGQLVPFVHLGTGNYNDKTAEIYTDMGIITTDKGIAEDAINFFNYLSGYSIKPNYNELIVAPFDIRDVFVERIDTEIKNHKEYGNGHIIMKMNSLTDKTIIKKLFEASQAGVKIQLIIRGICCLKPGVPGVSENIQVVSIVGRFLEHSRIYYFHNNGDEKIYLSSADAMTRNMIKRVEILFPVHDAKIRERLLNFLNLQLADNQKGRYQDQNGVYHYVNNNQLPLNSQLYLMHQAIELAKAIKHKSPLTESRPQRTSKPRRNWISRLKNSFK, from the coding sequence ATGGAAAATCAAGTCATTGAAAAAGATCTTAACAAACCAAAGTATTATAATAACCGAGAATTAAGCTGGCTCGATTTTAACTATCGTGTTTTGCAAGAAGCAAGCGACAAAACTAATCCTTTATTAGAACAACTCAATTTCGTTGCAATCTTTGCGTCTAACTTAGATGAGTTCTTTATGGTTCGTGTTGCAGGTTTGCAAGACCAAGTTAAAATGAACTTCAACAAGCCGGAAAACAAATCTCAAATGACACCTAAGCAGCAATTAGATGCCATTAAAGAGAAAAACACACCGCTTGTCGACAAACAGTACGAACGTTACAACGAATTAACGAAAAACCTGCAAGAATACAACGTCTTTACAACAAAGCCGCAACATTTAAGCGAAGCTTTACAAGATAAGTTAGAGCAAGAATTCAAATACAATATTTTGCCGACACTGACACCGCTTGGTATCGACGCATACCATCCATTCCCTAAACTTGTAAATAAAAGCTTAAACATCTTTGTGGAATTAGATACAGATGAATCTACAAACACTGCAATTGTTCAGATTCCATCATTAATCGACCGTTTTATCATTCTTAAAGAAGATGACAGCGAAAAACAATATGTAGTCATGGTAGAAGATGTCATCGATTATTTCATCGAATACCTCTTCCAAGGTTATGACATCCGCAAAACGTTTACTTTCCGTATTACACGTAATGCCGATTTAACAATTCATGAAGACGGTGCTGAAGACTTGTTAATCGAAATCGAGCGTTTCTTGAAAATGCGTAAAAGCGGTTCTGCCGTACGTTTAGAAGTAGATGCACGTAATGCTAATGAACTCGACATTGAAGGCTTGAGAGAACAATTAGAAATCCAAGAAAACGACGTTTATTATGTAGACGGACCGTTAGATTTAACAATGGTATTCGGTTTAGTCGGACGTCTGTCTTCTCAACTTAATAACTTGCGTTATGACCGTTACACACCGCAAATCCCTGAGTCGCTGGGATACAACAACATTTATGATTTAGCATTAAAACGCGATATTTTCTTCCACCACCCTTACGAATCATTTGAACCGATTGTGGATTTCATTCGCGAAGCTGCTGAAGATCCAGATACTATTGCGATTAAACAAACATTATATCGTGTAAGTAAAGATTCTCCGATTATCAAAAGTTTGAAACATGCGGCTGAACAAGGGAAACAAGTTACTGTGCTGGTTGAATTAAAAGCACGTTTTGATGAAGAAAACAACGTACATTGGGCACGTATGTTAGAGGATGCTGGCTGCCACGTTATTTACGGCATGACACATTTAAAAACACACAGTAAAATCACTCTAGTTGTAAAACGCTTAAAAGGCCAATTAGTTCCATTCGTACACTTAGGTACAGGCAACTATAACGATAAAACCGCTGAAATCTATACAGATATGGGTATTATCACAACAGATAAAGGTATTGCAGAAGATGCGATCAACTTCTTCAACTACTTAAGCGGTTATTCAATCAAACCGAATTATAATGAATTGATTGTGGCACCATTTGATATCCGCGATGTCTTTGTGGAACGCATTGATACTGAAATCAAAAACCATAAAGAATACGGCAATGGCCATATCATTATGAAAATGAACTCATTAACAGATAAAACAATCATTAAAAAGTTATTTGAAGCATCTCAAGCAGGTGTGAAAATTCAATTGATTATTCGCGGTATCTGCTGCTTGAAACCAGGCGTACCAGGTGTCAGCGAAAATATCCAAGTCGTAAGTATTGTAGGACGTTTCTTAGAACATTCTCGTATTTATTACTTCCATAATAACGGCGATGAGAAAATCTATTTATCATCTGCAGATGCAATGACACGAAACATGATTAAACGTGTAGAAATTCTCTTCCCGGTTCATGATGCAAAAATCAGAGAGCGCTTGCTTAATTTCTTAAACTTGCAGCTAGCTGATAATCAAAAAGGACGTTATCAAGATCAAAACGGCGTATATCATTACGTTAACAATAATCAGTTACCTTTGAACTCTCAACTCTACTTGATGCACCAAGCAATCGAGCTTGCTAAAGCAATCAAACATAAATCACCATTAACAGAGAGTCGTCCTCAAAGAACATCTAAACCGCGCCGCAACTGGATTTCACGTTTAAAAAATTCATTTAAATAA
- a CDS encoding MFS transporter gives MSVMRIVTFIISVFIVGMVEMMVAGIMNLMSNDLHVSEAWIGQLVTLYAVTFAVCGPILVKATNRFDAKAVLLWTIAVFVVGNALIAVSPNFTLLIIGRIISSAAAALIIVKILALTAMLTAPENRGKMIGIVYSGFSGANVFGVPIGTMLGGWLGWRATFVFIIAVSIIAALLMMNYLPTQDELLPKQAQPSGRSGNYHILNRAEVIKYLGVTFILLTANSITFVYINPLMLTNGYDIGFVSMILLVNGVAGTLGTSMGGFLADKLTSKTWLLIAAICFTVSLAAVNWFISHSIILVAIIFIWNIMEWSTNPAVQSGLIDHVEGDASQVLSWNMSSLNAGIAAGGMIGGLIVSNIGVHAVAYSSSILGIAIILIVLSIKQTQKPNTKINA, from the coding sequence ATGTCAGTCATGAGAATTGTTACCTTTATTATCAGTGTGTTTATCGTAGGTATGGTCGAAATGATGGTCGCAGGTATTATGAACTTAATGAGCAATGACTTGCATGTATCAGAAGCTTGGATAGGGCAGTTAGTCACATTATATGCGGTGACCTTTGCGGTATGCGGTCCTATATTAGTCAAAGCTACGAATCGTTTTGATGCTAAAGCGGTGCTGCTTTGGACCATTGCGGTGTTTGTGGTCGGCAATGCATTGATTGCCGTATCGCCGAATTTCACATTATTGATTATCGGCAGAATTATCTCTTCGGCTGCTGCTGCTTTGATTATCGTTAAAATTCTGGCACTGACTGCGATGCTGACGGCACCTGAAAACCGAGGGAAAATGATCGGTATTGTTTATTCAGGTTTCAGCGGTGCCAACGTCTTTGGTGTTCCGATCGGCACAATGCTCGGCGGCTGGCTCGGCTGGCGTGCGACATTTGTCTTTATCATTGCGGTAAGTATCATTGCCGCATTATTGATGATGAATTATTTACCGACACAAGATGAATTATTGCCAAAGCAAGCCCAACCTTCAGGACGTTCAGGCAATTATCATATATTAAATCGTGCAGAAGTCATTAAATATTTAGGCGTCACTTTTATTTTATTAACAGCGAACTCGATTACCTTTGTTTATATCAACCCGTTAATGCTGACGAATGGATATGATATCGGATTTGTTTCTATGATTCTGCTTGTGAATGGTGTTGCTGGTACATTAGGAACATCGATGGGCGGCTTCTTAGCAGACAAATTAACAAGCAAGACGTGGCTCTTGATTGCGGCTATCTGTTTTACAGTCTCATTAGCAGCGGTTAATTGGTTTATTTCGCATTCTATTATTTTAGTGGCTATCATCTTTATCTGGAACATTATGGAATGGAGTACCAACCCGGCTGTACAAAGCGGTTTAATCGATCATGTCGAAGGCGATGCAAGCCAAGTGCTAAGCTGGAATATGTCGAGCTTGAACGCAGGTATTGCGGCTGGCGGTATGATCGGCGGCTTAATTGTTTCTAATATCGGTGTGCATGCAGTTGCCTACAGCTCTAGTATTTTAGGTATTGCGATTATCTTAATCGTATTAAGTATCAAACAAACACAAAAGCCGAATACAAAAATCAACGCTTAA